In a genomic window of Vigna angularis cultivar LongXiaoDou No.4 chromosome 6, ASM1680809v1, whole genome shotgun sequence:
- the LOC108342541 gene encoding zinc-finger homeodomain protein 5, with protein sequence MSSINTSSFTNQVEESDEEEVEYKECRRNHAVAIGGACYDGCSEYMKPNAERNSQDSFLCACCGCHRNFHRKHNPVQESETENDYLLDVVPFSGTFHPARATDNNNNPEPLQQVRPLRRKRTVFSVEQKNQMRRFADILGWKPHKGNREEIQRFCTDMGISRKIFVVWLNNNRHRAAQNSSQTSLPSST encoded by the coding sequence ATGTCAAGCATCAATACCAGCAGTTTCACCAACCAAGTTGAAGAAAGCGACGAGGAAGAGGTTGAGTACAAGGAGTGCCGTCGCAACCATGCAGTGGCCATTGGAGGAGCTTGCTATGACGGGTGCAGTGAGTATATGAAACCAAACGCCGAGCGAAACTCTCAGGACAGTTTCCTCTGTGCATGTTGCGGTTGTCACCGCAACTTTCACCGCAAGCACAATCCCGTGCAGGAAAGTGAAACAGAAAATGATTATCTTCTTGATGTAGTTCCTTTTTCCGGGACGTTTCACCCAGCAAGGGCTAccgacaacaacaacaacccaGAGCCACTGCAGCAAGTAAGGCCACTGAGGAGGAAGAGGACCGTCTTCTCGGTGGAGCAGAAGAACCAAATGAGAAGGTTTGCTGATATTTTGGGCTGGAAACCTCACAAGGGTAACAGAGAGGAGATTCAACGTTTCTGCACTGACATGGGCATAAGCCGCAAGATCTTCGTGGTCTGGCTCAACAACAATCGTCACCGTGCAGCTCAAAACTCCTCCCAGACAAGTCTTCCATCAAGCACTTGA
- the LOC108343509 gene encoding protein transport protein Sec61 subunit gamma: MDAIDSVFDPLREFAKDSVRLVKRCHKPDRKEFSKVAVRTAIGFVVMGFVGFFVKLIFIPINNIIVGSG; this comes from the exons ATGGACGCCATTGATTCTGTGTTCGATCCGCTCAGAGAATTTGCCAAAGACAGTGTTAGGCTCGTCAAGCGGTGCCACAAACCCGATCGTAAAG AATTCTCTAAGGTTGCCGTGCGTACAGCGATTGGTTTTGTTGTGATGGGATTCGTCGGTTTTTTCGTCAAGCTCATCTTCATTCCAATCAACAACATTATCGTCGGATCTGGATAG
- the LOC108343508 gene encoding serine/threonine-protein kinase-like protein At5g23170, whose protein sequence is MEEFEYEEVVKATENFNPRRVVGKGSHGMVYKGFVRFKENNSFRLVAVKKPSQGLQSLHDNSKLENEIRVLSSLPENPHVVNLLGTTSGDDHGHKLIVMDFMPNASLHDLLHANENPPTWPKRVQIAMQIARAVQFLHQGKPAVIHRDIKPSNILFDSRWNAKLADFGLAVRGVDPVSRPAGTMGYLDPCYTTPDKLSTKNDIFSFGVVLLEIISGRKAIDACKTPASVVEWAVQLMDEQVLKEICDARVALPGYMVETITRLLRYASRCVSENEDERPSAGEIVMGMESWLAKRVRFPVWRRVLNGLVWLRKKPMISIGWQTQTRIQCIAEEESVVEDAGVAGGKISITIREVLADVNVGVTQIQMS, encoded by the coding sequence ATGGAAGAGTTTGAGTATGAAGAGGTTGTGAAAGCAACAGAAAACTTCAACCCCAGAAGGGTCGTAGGGAAAGGAAGCCATGGGATGGTGTACAAAGGATTTGTTCGATTCAAAGAAAACAACAGCTTCCGTTTGGTCGCCGTAAAGAAGCCATCGCAAGGCCTTCAATCTCTTCACGACAACTCCAAACTCGAAAACGAAATCCGAGTTCTATCTTCTCTACCTGAAAACCCTCACGTGGTTAATCTTCTGGGAACCACGAGTGGTGATGATCACGGCCACAAACTCATTGTGATGGACTTCATGCCCAATGCCTCTCTCCATGACTTGCTTCATGCCAATGAAAACCCACCCACGTGGCCCAAACGCGTTCAAATCGCCATGCAAATCGCTCGTGCGGTGCAGTTTCTTCACCAAGGTAAGCCTGCGGTGATTCACAGAGACATTAAACCCTCCAACATATTGTTTGATTCACGTTGGAATGCGAAGTTGGCGGATTTCGGACTCGCGGTGAGAGGGGTTGATCCGGTGAGTCGACCCGCTGGGACAATGGGGTACTTGGACCCGTGTTACACTACCCCAGATAAACTCAGCACCAAAAACGATATTTTCAGTTTTGGGGTTGTGTTGTTGGAGATCATAAGTGGTAGAAAGGCCATCGATGCCTGCAAAACACCGGCTTCAGTTGTGGAATGGGCGGTTCAGTTAATGGATGAACAAGTTTTGAAAGAGATATGTGACGCGAGAGTGGCACTACCGGGTTACATGGTTGAAACGATCACTCGCCTGTTACGCTACGCTTCACGTTGTGTGTCAGAAAATGAAGATGAACGTCCTTCGGCTGGTGAAATTGTTATGGGAATGGAAAGTTGGCTGGCGAAACGAGTAAGGTTCCCCGTTTGGAGGCGCGTTTTGAATGGGTTGGTTTGGTTGAGGAAGAAGCCGATGATAAGTATTGGTTGGCAAACTCAGACCCGAATTCAGTGTATAGCAGAAGAAGAGAGCGTGGTAGAGGATGCTGGTGTTGCAGGTGGGAAGATATCCATCACCATAAGGGAGGTTTTGGCTGATGTTAACGTTGGAGTGACTCAAATTCAGATGAGTTGA